Proteins encoded in a region of the Flammeovirga yaeyamensis genome:
- a CDS encoding AAA family ATPase, translating into MANIKSLTLENFRVFKESTTFNFSPINVLTGTNSSGKSSLFKALLLLQDNGKKNRLEELDFRGPYHNLGNIDKARNHDTDPSKPISFTLEFAPQPGVAPFKKFELGQREISIAYTDLEGVESFSDLMQKPNWKNWMYFLRGVLINRSQDMIRHIQHLTRNGEIEYSGTIKAILHKLLNIAFEHRITVDNIEKLFGEAAKVVNHLQNLDIPIDVAQHIPPTIDRAFFSDIIKKAWYKKHRAHELIGIRKLVHLTDAKPTPKRNEEETRINNERWRNLIDKNNVTDVEELKSALVSWLEMDIPMSSLVRDILNIKDKDIVYSVKPVGVNTTERLFLEIKYDSVEGKLCNISLSYSERFTGKRKLLYTPLSNGALHYVGSENGNSYLLAAGQRGEYYKTDGEIPVFTSFFDIQNLYEYGAMLHLDSPIKKFFSIDRKKLKEKTGWEDEAKVSAIEEVIHKRVLLLLGTRLNAYMTEHQSKIKKINLFSADQLIKFFGERKEDGSGFKLASLGFLLRDVPLLNTEDRKLLAISPSENNMEALDQLPELPLSSQEFHQLFEINIDEVLEEGFLHFIEEGMKGVKHIFKSCGKLFNFGLLEAQRGSTKRIMLHTESSVLSQLLFDFAKDADQKAKDFVNFWIREFEIGNEIEINSVKGIASDVVIKNKKGHALDLADLGYGISQLLPILLKIALNNHRSLLIEEPETNLHPKMQSKLADLIIDASYRYQTSFLLETHSEYLIRKLQYWTAKRKITPYESKVYYLYNPEKVPEGKSQVQLLNIQQDGELDNEFGEGFFDEADNIAIELFHLKQM; encoded by the coding sequence ATGGCCAATATAAAAAGTCTTACTTTAGAGAACTTCAGGGTTTTTAAGGAAAGTACTACGTTTAATTTTTCCCCTATCAATGTACTTACTGGTACAAATAGTAGCGGTAAAAGTTCTTTGTTTAAAGCATTGCTATTGCTTCAGGACAATGGGAAAAAGAACCGTTTAGAGGAACTAGACTTTAGAGGACCTTATCATAACTTAGGTAATATCGATAAAGCTAGAAATCACGATACTGATCCATCTAAACCAATAAGTTTTACTTTGGAGTTTGCTCCTCAACCTGGAGTAGCCCCATTTAAAAAGTTTGAACTCGGCCAAAGGGAAATTTCTATAGCATATACTGATCTAGAAGGTGTAGAATCCTTTTCGGATTTAATGCAAAAACCCAATTGGAAAAATTGGATGTACTTCCTAAGAGGAGTACTTATTAACCGTTCCCAAGATATGATTCGCCACATTCAGCATTTAACAAGAAATGGTGAAATTGAGTATTCGGGAACTATAAAAGCGATTCTTCATAAGCTTTTAAATATTGCCTTCGAGCATAGAATTACTGTCGATAATATCGAAAAGCTATTTGGAGAGGCAGCCAAGGTGGTGAATCACTTACAGAACTTGGATATTCCAATTGATGTAGCACAACATATTCCTCCCACCATAGACAGAGCTTTTTTCTCGGATATCATCAAAAAAGCATGGTACAAAAAGCATAGAGCACACGAACTTATCGGTATTAGAAAGTTGGTGCACTTAACAGATGCTAAACCAACGCCTAAAAGAAACGAAGAAGAAACAAGGATCAATAACGAACGTTGGAGAAACCTTATCGATAAGAATAATGTCACTGATGTAGAAGAGTTAAAATCTGCTTTAGTTTCTTGGTTGGAAATGGATATTCCAATGTCTTCTCTTGTTCGTGATATTTTGAATATCAAAGACAAAGACATTGTTTATTCTGTAAAACCTGTTGGAGTAAACACTACTGAACGCCTATTCTTAGAAATTAAATACGATAGTGTAGAAGGAAAGCTTTGTAACATTAGTTTATCCTATTCAGAACGATTTACCGGAAAAAGAAAATTACTATATACTCCTTTAAGTAACGGTGCTTTACATTATGTAGGTAGCGAAAACGGCAACTCCTATCTATTAGCTGCCGGTCAAAGAGGAGAATACTATAAAACTGATGGAGAGATTCCTGTATTCACAAGTTTCTTCGACATTCAGAATTTATATGAATATGGGGCGATGCTTCATTTAGACAGTCCTATCAAAAAGTTCTTTAGTATTGATAGAAAAAAACTAAAGGAGAAAACAGGTTGGGAAGATGAAGCTAAAGTTTCGGCTATAGAAGAAGTGATTCATAAGAGAGTATTATTGCTTTTGGGTACTCGCTTGAATGCCTATATGACGGAACATCAATCCAAAATCAAAAAAATAAATCTCTTCTCAGCAGACCAATTGATAAAGTTTTTTGGTGAAAGAAAAGAAGATGGTTCAGGCTTTAAATTAGCCTCACTTGGCTTTTTATTAAGAGATGTTCCATTACTCAATACAGAAGATCGAAAACTTTTGGCGATCTCACCTTCAGAAAATAACATGGAGGCATTGGATCAATTGCCAGAACTTCCTTTGAGTTCACAAGAGTTTCATCAACTGTTTGAAATTAATATTGATGAGGTCCTCGAAGAAGGTTTCCTCCACTTTATTGAAGAGGGAATGAAGGGTGTGAAACATATCTTTAAAAGTTGCGGAAAGCTATTCAACTTTGGATTGTTAGAAGCCCAAAGAGGTAGCACAAAACGAATAATGTTACATACAGAATCGAGTGTTCTCAGTCAGTTACTATTTGATTTTGCCAAAGATGCGGATCAAAAAGCCAAAGACTTTGTGAATTTCTGGATTCGTGAGTTCGAGATTGGTAATGAAATTGAAATCAACTCTGTAAAAGGTATTGCTTCTGATGTGGTCATCAAAAATAAAAAAGGGCATGCCTTGGATTTGGCCGATTTAGGGTACGGTATTTCTCAGTTATTACCTATTCTTTTAAAGATTGCTTTAAACAATCACCGATCACTTCTGATAGAAGAACCGGAAACCAATCTTCATCCGAAGATGCAATCGAAATTGGCCGATTTAATCATCGACGCTTCTTACAGATATCAAACGAGCTTCCTATTGGAAACTCATTCAGAATATTTAATTAGAAAATTACAATACTGGACGGCTAAACGTAAGATTACCCCTTACGAGTCGAAGGTGTACTACTTATATAACCCGGAGAAAGTACCGGAAGGGAAATCTCAAGTGCAATTGCTCAACATACAGCAAGACGGAGAGTTGGATAACGAGTTCGGAGAAGGATTCTTCGATGAGGCGGACAACATTGCTATCGAGCTTTTCCACTTAAAACAAATGTAG